The sequence CTCCTCGACCCTGAAGTGCTGAACCGGGTTTGGATTTTAAGAAAATTGCTTTCCAGTTTAAATTCCGTGGATGCAATGCAGTTTTTACTTGAAAAAATGGAAGGAACAAAGGATAATAAAGAGTTTCTTGAAATGATGAATTCATAACAGGAAGCTTTTATATAAATTAACATTTACGGTCTTTTATGACGAAGACTACAAGGAGTGACGTGTAAGATGAAAAAAGACATCCATCCGAACTACACAAAAACAACAGCAACCTGTGCCTGTGGCGCAACATTTGATATCAGTTCCACAAGAGAGAATATTAAGGTGGAAATTTGTTCCCAGTGTCATCCTTTTTTCACCGGCAAGCAGAAGCTGGTTGACTCTGCCGGCCGTATTGACCGCTTCAAGAAA comes from uncultured Desulfobacter sp. and encodes:
- the rpmE gene encoding 50S ribosomal protein L31, yielding MKKDIHPNYTKTTATCACGATFDISSTRENIKVEICSQCHPFFTGKQKLVDSAGRIDRFKKKYAGFDASKLV